A single genomic interval of Alligator mississippiensis isolate rAllMis1 chromosome 15, rAllMis1, whole genome shotgun sequence harbors:
- the LOC109282515 gene encoding carcinoembryonic antigen-related cell adhesion molecule 16-like isoform X2 — MAGPSRRLLLAAAVLGSCLQPAPAQSHIALTPDPPPAPQVGGAVTLALQPPQSLAVCIWYRGTETVLSAEILTYVQGTGQRNGSSYTGRETGRPDCSLHITGLMLNDSSPYSLWLPTTGSLVSVTLAVYEMLSQPKVLSSNFTVVENRTLKLTCEAPPSTETLLWDCDGSVLVPGGRVELSPGNQTLTVPGVGRDDAGNYTCEVRNPINTVHSEGVIVTVIYGPLTAHISPPRPLHLLLGDNVTLTCVADSFPAPQFHWSHNGSDLVPALTSAVLSLALRGAEQTGVFECHATNPHTGRSATASVSVALGPGQQADPSLSAGAVAGITLAAAALGGALAYVLFRHCRRKKTPQGSTDPPPVYENVNPPACVRAAAQPGSSPDPTYQTLQPGTRDLYQELRT, encoded by the exons ATGGCGGGGCCGAGCCggcggctgctgctggcag CCGctgtcctgggctcctgcctgcagccggCGCCGGCCCAGAGCCACATCGCCCTCACCCCTGACCCGCCGCCAGCCCCGCAGGTCGGGGGCGCCGTGACCTTGGCCCTGCAGCCACCGCAGAGCCTTGCGGTCTGCATCTGGTACCGCGGGACTGAGACCGTATTATCCGCCGAGATCTTGACCTACGTCCAGGGCACTGGCCAGAGAAACGGCTCCAGCTACACGGGGCGCGAGACGGGGCGGCCCGACTGCTCCCTGCACATCACGGGGTTAATGCTGAACGACTCCAGCCcctattctctgtggctgcccACGACAGGCTCCCTTGTCTCGGTGACCTTGGCAGTGTATG AGATGCTGTCGCAGCCCAAGGTGTTATCCTCCAACTTCACTGTGGTGGAGAACAGGACCCTGAAGCTCACATGCGAAGCCCCCCCCAGCACCGAGACGCTGCTGTGGGACTGCGACGGCTCTGTCCTTGTGCCCGGCGGCCGTGTggagctgtccccagggaaccagaCTCTGACGGTGCCGGGGGTCGGCCGGGACGACGCTGGTAATTACACTTGTGAGGTCAGGAACCCCATCAACACAGTGCACAGTGAGGGGGTCATTGTGACCGTGATCT ATGGTCcgctcactgcccacatctccccGCCGAGGCCCCTGCACCTGCTACTCGGTGACAATGTGACCCTGACATGTGTGGCCGACTCATTCCCGGCCCCGCAGTTCCACTGGTCCCACAATGGGTCTGAtctggtcccagccctgaccAGTGCCGTCCTGAGCCTGGCGCTGAGGGGCGCAGAGCAGACGGGTGTGTTCGAGTGCCACGCCACCAACCCCCACACGGGCCGCAGCGCCACTGCCTCTGTCTCTGtcgccctggggccagggcagcaggcag ATCCCAGTCTCTCAGCCGGAGCTGTGGCTGGGATCACGCTGGCAGCTGCAGCGCTGGGGGGGGCCCTGGCCTATGTCTTAT TCCGACACTGTCGGAGGAAGAAGACACCACAAGGCAGCACGGATCCCCCCCCGGTGTATGAGAACGTGAACCCCCCGGCCTGTGTGAGGGCAGCG gcccagcccggGAGCTCCCCCGACCCCACCTACCAG ACGCTGCAGCCCGGCACCAGGGACCTGTACCAGGAGCTGAGGACCTGA
- the LOC109282515 gene encoding carcinoembryonic antigen-related cell adhesion molecule 16-like isoform X1, with product MDDNGTSSSGSDSDGNKDCERSQKGNPKSGLGVRNCDWAAVLGSCLQPAPAQSHIALTPDPPPAPQVGGAVTLALQPPQSLAVCIWYRGTETVLSAEILTYVQGTGQRNGSSYTGRETGRPDCSLHITGLMLNDSSPYSLWLPTTGSLVSVTLAVYEMLSQPKVLSSNFTVVENRTLKLTCEAPPSTETLLWDCDGSVLVPGGRVELSPGNQTLTVPGVGRDDAGNYTCEVRNPINTVHSEGVIVTVIYGPLTAHISPPRPLHLLLGDNVTLTCVADSFPAPQFHWSHNGSDLVPALTSAVLSLALRGAEQTGVFECHATNPHTGRSATASVSVALGPGQQADPSLSAGAVAGITLAAAALGGALAYVLFRHCRRKKTPQGSTDPPPVYENVNPPACVRAAAQPGSSPDPTYQTLQPGTRDLYQELRT from the exons ATGGACGACAACGGGACCAGCAGCAGCGGAAGTGACAGCGACGGGAACAAGGACTGTGAACGAAGTCAGAAGGGAAACCCCAAATCGGGGCTTGGTGTAAGGAACTGTGATTGGG CCGctgtcctgggctcctgcctgcagccggCGCCGGCCCAGAGCCACATCGCCCTCACCCCTGACCCGCCGCCAGCCCCGCAGGTCGGGGGCGCCGTGACCTTGGCCCTGCAGCCACCGCAGAGCCTTGCGGTCTGCATCTGGTACCGCGGGACTGAGACCGTATTATCCGCCGAGATCTTGACCTACGTCCAGGGCACTGGCCAGAGAAACGGCTCCAGCTACACGGGGCGCGAGACGGGGCGGCCCGACTGCTCCCTGCACATCACGGGGTTAATGCTGAACGACTCCAGCCcctattctctgtggctgcccACGACAGGCTCCCTTGTCTCGGTGACCTTGGCAGTGTATG AGATGCTGTCGCAGCCCAAGGTGTTATCCTCCAACTTCACTGTGGTGGAGAACAGGACCCTGAAGCTCACATGCGAAGCCCCCCCCAGCACCGAGACGCTGCTGTGGGACTGCGACGGCTCTGTCCTTGTGCCCGGCGGCCGTGTggagctgtccccagggaaccagaCTCTGACGGTGCCGGGGGTCGGCCGGGACGACGCTGGTAATTACACTTGTGAGGTCAGGAACCCCATCAACACAGTGCACAGTGAGGGGGTCATTGTGACCGTGATCT ATGGTCcgctcactgcccacatctccccGCCGAGGCCCCTGCACCTGCTACTCGGTGACAATGTGACCCTGACATGTGTGGCCGACTCATTCCCGGCCCCGCAGTTCCACTGGTCCCACAATGGGTCTGAtctggtcccagccctgaccAGTGCCGTCCTGAGCCTGGCGCTGAGGGGCGCAGAGCAGACGGGTGTGTTCGAGTGCCACGCCACCAACCCCCACACGGGCCGCAGCGCCACTGCCTCTGTCTCTGtcgccctggggccagggcagcaggcag ATCCCAGTCTCTCAGCCGGAGCTGTGGCTGGGATCACGCTGGCAGCTGCAGCGCTGGGGGGGGCCCTGGCCTATGTCTTAT TCCGACACTGTCGGAGGAAGAAGACACCACAAGGCAGCACGGATCCCCCCCCGGTGTATGAGAACGTGAACCCCCCGGCCTGTGTGAGGGCAGCG gcccagcccggGAGCTCCCCCGACCCCACCTACCAG ACGCTGCAGCCCGGCACCAGGGACCTGTACCAGGAGCTGAGGACCTGA
- the LOC102570443 gene encoding carcinoembryonic antigen-related cell adhesion molecule 5, translated as MAGPSRRLLLAAAVLGSCLQPAPAQSHIALTPDPPPAPQVGGAVTLALQPPQSLAVCTWYRAAESVSSAEILTYVQDKGQRNGPSYTGRETGRPDCSLHITGLMLNDSSPYFLWMPTTGSKITVTLAVYGMLSQPKVTLPNPMVVENRTLKLTCEAPSRTETLLWDHDGYVVVPGGRVGLSPGNRTLTVQGVCRDDAGNYTCEVRNPVSHNRSHPVTVTVAYGPDAATVAPPGPLDRAVGSALGLMCEAGSVPAPRYGWFHNDTELSGAGETLNLTELGWGQQGTYRCVVHNPVTGLTAASRPLDLRLWEMLLQPKVISSNFTVVENRTLNLTCEAPPSTETLLWDRDGSVLVPGGRVELSTGNRTLTVPGVGRDDAGNYTCEVRNPINTVRSKGVIVTVIYGPVAAHITLTGPLHPLLGDNVTLTCAADSFPAPQFHWSHNGSDLVPALTSAVLSLVLRGAEQTGVFECHATNPHTGRRATTSVSIGLGPGLGQQAGSLSGGTIAGIIIGTLVGLGLLVFVFYYFWGQSKRHSKKPVQTGSRTPVAPHGPDVTRSGPLKQEEEVSYSSVAFRAGGLQTPRPQGPAKADTTVYAEVKKNSRGCCNPDREVPAQPGGVVGLGRLEGSLQPPAMGTRPWGGILLAAAVLGSCLLLVLAQTHITVTPDPPPATVVGGAVTLTPQPPPQPSLVACTWYRAGEFEIFTHRPEGGATLSHGPGYTRRETGGPGCSLRLGGLRPSDSGPYTVLLGMPGNGHSISVHLAVLEPLDPPAVTFSSDTMLENKTLELTCEAPEGAETLRWLHSDSILVPGSRVRLSPRNRTLQLRQVSRGDAGDYQCEVQKGISHIRSRAVTITVIYGPEIVHIIPQGPLALPAGEKVNLTCMADSVPAPQFTWSHTSHMVPAQTSTSTGAVLSLVLMGMEQTGIYKCCATNPRTGFIATTSISITLGSGQGGPSLVAGVVAGVALAAVALGGTLAYVLFRHCRRKTPRDSKEPPQVYENLPSPACMGAVAQPGSSLDPTYQTLQLGAGDLYQELWT; from the exons ATGGCGGGGCCGAGCCggcggctgctgctggcag CCGctgtcctgggctcctgcctgcagccggCGCCGGCCCAGAGCCACATCGCCCTCACCCCTGACCCGCCGCCAGCCCCGCAGGTCGGGGGCGCCGTGACCTTGGCCCTGCAGCCACCGCAGAGCCTTGCGGTCTGCACCTGGTACCGCGCGGCTGAGAGCGTATCATCCGCCGAGATCTTGACCTACGTCCAGGACAAGGGCCAGAGAAACGGCCCCAGCTACACGGGGCGCGAGACGGGGCGGCCTGACTGCTCCCTGCACATCACGGGGTTAATGCTGAATGACTCCAGCCCCTATTTTCTGTGGATGCCCACGACAGGCTCCAAGATCACGGTGACCTTGGCAGTGTATG GGATGCTGTCGCAGCCCAAGGTGACGCTCCCCAACCCCATGGTGGTGGAGAACAGGACCCTCAAGCTCACGTGCGAGGCTCCCTCCAGAACTGAGACGCTGCTGTGGGACCACGATGGCTATGTGGTGGTGCCCGGCGGTCGCGTGgggctgtccccagggaaccggACTCTGACGGTGCAGGGGGTCTGCCGGGACGATGCTGGTAATTACACTTGTGAGGTCAGAAACCCTGTCAGCCACAACCGCAGCCACCCTGTCACCGTTACGGTCGCCT ACGGGCCGGATGCTGCCACCGTCGCCCCACCAGGGCCCCTGGACCGGGCTGTGGGCTCTGCACTGGGGCTGATGTGTGAGGCCGGCTCTGTGCCAGCCCCGCGGTATGGGTGGTTTCATAACGACACTGAGCTGTCTGGCGCGGGGGAGACATTGAACTTGAccgagctgggctggggccagcagggcacgTACCGCTGCGTGGTGCACAACCCCGTCACTGGGCTCACagcagccagccgccccctggacCTGCGGCTCTGGG AGATGCTGTTGCAGCCCAAGGTGATATCCTCCAACTTCACGGTGGTGGAGAACAGGACCCTGAATCTCACGTGCGaagccccccccagcactgagACGCTGCTGTGGGACCGCGACGGCTCTGTCCTTGTGCCCGGCGGCCGTGTGGAGCTGTCCACAGGGAACCGGACCCTGACGGTGCCGGGGGTCGGCCGGGACGACGCTGGTAATTACACTTGTGAGGTCAGGAACCCCATCAACACAGTGCGGAGCAAGGGGGTCATTGTGACCGTGATCT ATGGTCCAGTTGCTGCTCATATCACCCTGACGGGGCCCCTGCACCCGCTGCTTGGTGACAACGTGACCCTGACGTGTGCGGCCGACTCGTTCCCAGCCCCGCAGTTCCACTGGTCCCACAATGGCTCTGAtctggtcccagccctgaccAGTGCTGTCCTGAGCTTGGTGCTGAGGGGCGCGGAGCAGACGGGTGTGTTCGAGTGCCACGCCACCAACCCCCACACGGGCCGCAGAGCCACCACCTCTGTCTCCATCggcctggggccggggctggggcagcaggcag GAAGTCTGTCAGGCGGCACCATCGCTGGCATCATCATCGGGACGctggtggggttggggctgcttgTTTTTGTCTTCTACTACTTCTGGGGCCAGAGCAAAAG GCACAGCAAGAAACCGGTGCAAACCGGATCCAGGACACCTGTGGCCCCCCATG GGCCCGACGTCACCCGCAGCGGTCCCCTCAAG caggaggaggaggtgagctaCAGCTCCGTCGCTTTCCGGGCGGGAGGGCTGCAGACGCCGCGGCCCCAAGGCCCCGCCAAGGCCGACACCACTGTCTACGCCGAGGTCAAGAAGAA TTCCCGGGGATGTTGCAACCCGGACAGGGAAGTGCCCGCGCAGCcgggaggggtggtggggctgggccgcCTCGAGGGGTCCCTCCAGCCGCCGGCCATGGGGACGCGCCCCTGGGGGGGGATCCTCCTGGCAG ctgctgtcctgggctcctgcctgttGCTGGTGCTGGCCCAGACCCACATCACTGTGACCCCTGACCCCCCGCCGgccacagtggtggggggagctgtgacCTTGACCCCGCAGCCACCTCCGCAGCCGAGCCTTGTGGCCTGCACCTGGTACCGTGCAGGTGAATTTGAGATCTTCACACACCGGCCTGAGGGTGGCGCCACCCTGAGCCACGGGCCCGGGTACACGCGGCGTGAGACGGGGGGCCCTGGCTGCTCCCTGCGCCTGGGGGGGCTGCGGCCCAGTGACTCCGGTCCTTACACCGTGCTGCTCGGGATGCCCGGGAATGGCCACTCCATCTCGGTCCACCTGGCTGTGCTTG AGCCCCTGGACCCCCCGGCAGTGACGTTCAGTAGTGACACAATGCTGGAGAACAAGACTCTGGAGCTGACGTGCGAGGCCCCCGAGGGCGCCGAGACCCTGCGCTGGCTCCACAGCGACTCCATCCTGGTGCCTGGCAGCCGTGTGCGGCTGTCCCCCAGGAACCGGACACTGCAACTTCGCCAGGTTAGCCGTGGTGATGCTGGAGACTATCAGTGTGAGGTGCAGAAAGGCATCAGCCACATTCGGAGCAGAGCTGTTACCATCACTGTCATCT ATGGTCCGGAGATTGTCCACATCATCCCACAGGGGCCTCTGGCCCTGCCCGCTGGTGAGAAAGTGAACCTGACATGCATGGCTGACTCAGTCCCAGCCCCGCAGTTCACCTGGTCCCACACCTCTCACATGGTCCCGGCACagaccagcaccagcactggtgcTGTCCTGAGCTTGGTGCTCATGGGCATGGAGCAGACGGGTATCTACAAGTGCTGTGCCACCAACCCCCGCACCGGCTTCATCGCCACCACCTCCATTTCCATCACCCTGGGTtcagggcaggggg GTCCAAGTCTTGTGGCTGGAG